From Danio rerio strain Tuebingen ecotype United States chromosome 7, GRCz12tu, whole genome shotgun sequence, the proteins below share one genomic window:
- the zgc:162592 gene encoding uncharacterized protein isoform X1 yields MSDTTNVSIPAVDFNITDLHRTLEAHRPIKIGIISVLGVMITLGNIAVVMVIASAVSGWSRNSRYFLLSLTGADSAFALLIMPLNLCVSLIKEYNAGPDPFCHIVAFFNATIYSTCMYTLATISLERYIAVFYPLKYSVLLTRRRALLLISFSWVFPPVLLFPISFPAGIIEVHFSRASLVCNPLYSSNVSYSLTLTCFIFFPCSAIMTFCNLRLWVAAKRQRSKLRRHSWGGGYRPKVALRVLVPVMTVYYTCWTPCMVIMLYNAISGSAVPEWIEFIAVWLPTSNGFLNCIFYFWINHSFRKKFHVVLQKLCLKLGLCPSSDTDSCCVNSINSSVIPGWSSNYSLHERFSSVSSTCTLLTLKPQTSIREPDPA; encoded by the exons ATGTCCGACACCACCAACGTCTCCATCCCAGCAGTGGACTTCAATATCACGGATCTACACAGGACACTAGAGGCTCACCGCCCCATTAAAATCGGCATCATCTCTGTTTTGGGAGTGATGATAACTTTGGGAAACATTGCAGTGGTGATGGTCATAGCTTCAGCGGTGTCGGGATGGTCCAGAAACTCCCGGTATTTTCTCTTATCGTTAACGGGAGCGGACTCCGCGTTCGCGCTGCTTATAATGCCGCTCAATCTGTGCGTGAGTCTTATAAAGGAGTATAACGCGGGCCCGGACCCCTTCTGTCACATCGTGGCGTTTTTCAACGCAACCATTTACTCCACCTGCATGTACACGCTTGCGACCATAAGCCTGGAAAGATACATAGCAGTGTTTTACCCCCTGAAATACTCAGTCTTGCTGACCAGGAGAAGAGCATTGCTTTTAATCTCATTCTCGTGGGTTTTCCCCCCAGTGCTCCTGTTCCCCATCTCTTTCCCTGCGGGCATCATTGAAGTGCACTTCTCCAGAGCCTCGCTAGTGTGCAACCCGCTGTATTCCAGCAATGTCAGCTATTCTCTCACTCTTACCTGCTTCATCTTCTTCCCCTGCTCGGCCATCATGACTTTCTGTAACCTCAGGCTTTGGGTAGCTGCCAAGAGGCAGAGGTCAAAGTTGAGGAGACACAGCTGGGGTGGTGGATACAGGCCTAAAGTCGCCTTGAGGGTCCTGGTGCCGGTCATGACTGTGTACTACACCTGCTGGACGCCCTGCATGGTCATCATGTTGTACAATG CGATTTCAGGCAGTGCTGTCCCCGAATGGATCGAGTTTATTGCTGTGTGGTTGCCAACCTCCAACGGATTCCTCAACTGTATCTTCTACTTCTGGATCAACCATAGCTTTCGAAAGAAGTTCCACGTGGTTCTTCAGAAACTATGTCTGAAACTCGGGCTTTGTCCAAGTTCTGACACTGATTCATGCTGCGTGAACTCAATCAATTCCTCTGTGATTCCTGGATGGAGCAGTAACTACTCTCTCCACGAGCGGTTTTCTAGCGTGTCGTCCACCTGCACCCTGCTGACGCTCAAACCTCAAACCAGCATACGTGAACCAGACCCAGCTTGA